The Candidatus Hydrogenedentota bacterium genome has a window encoding:
- a CDS encoding N-acetylglucosamine-6-phosphate deacetylase, which yields MTNAQLPATYTGPGLVDLQVNGYAGIDFNADDGVFNPETFHMIREKMAARGVLVSLPTFITASPQRLEANCRAYARLVENGAELAAAFPLLHIEGPFISAEEGPRGAHPLEHAINPADAPDLMRRLREASGNRLGIVTLAPELPGALDLIAWCRENNIVSACGHCNATAAQIRDAVQAGLVMSTHLGNGSHQTLPRMDNYIQAQLAEDALYASFIADGHHVPFYTLKNFIRAKRFEKTVLVSDAIMAADMGPGTYKLGDFEVVVSETLRCTKAGHAGLAGSALTMDLGVINTALHTDATFEEAWTMASTRPAALVGLDAPAEVTVAVSADGFERVT from the coding sequence ATGACCAACGCCCAACTCCCCGCCACCTACACCGGACCCGGCCTCGTCGACCTCCAGGTCAACGGCTACGCCGGCATCGATTTCAACGCCGACGACGGCGTCTTCAACCCTGAAACCTTCCACATGATCCGCGAGAAGATGGCCGCGCGCGGCGTCCTCGTCTCCCTGCCCACCTTCATCACCGCCTCGCCCCAGCGCCTCGAAGCCAACTGCCGCGCCTACGCCAGACTCGTCGAAAACGGCGCCGAACTCGCCGCCGCCTTCCCGCTCCTCCACATAGAAGGCCCCTTCATCTCCGCGGAAGAAGGCCCGCGCGGCGCGCACCCCCTCGAACACGCCATCAACCCCGCCGACGCCCCCGATCTCATGCGGCGCCTCCGCGAAGCCTCCGGCAACCGCCTCGGCATCGTCACGCTCGCCCCGGAACTCCCCGGCGCGCTCGATCTCATCGCCTGGTGCCGCGAAAACAACATCGTCTCCGCCTGCGGCCACTGCAACGCCACCGCCGCGCAGATCCGCGACGCCGTCCAGGCCGGCCTCGTGATGTCCACCCACCTCGGCAACGGCTCGCACCAGACCCTCCCCCGCATGGACAACTACATCCAGGCACAGCTCGCAGAAGACGCCCTCTACGCCAGTTTCATCGCCGACGGCCACCACGTCCCCTTCTACACCCTGAAAAACTTTATCCGCGCCAAGCGCTTCGAGAAGACCGTCCTCGTCTCCGACGCTATCATGGCCGCCGACATGGGGCCGGGGACCTACAAACTCGGCGATTTCGAAGTCGTCGTCTCCGAGACCCTCCGCTGCACCAAGGCCGGCCACGCCGGACTCGCCGGCTCCGCCCTCACCATGGACCTCGGCGTCATCAACACCGCACTCCACACCGACGCTACCTTCGAAGAAGCCTGGACCATGGCCTCCACCCGTCCCGCCGCACTCGTCGGCCTGGACGCGCCGGCGGAGGTGACGGTGGCAGTGAGCGCGGATGGATTTGAGCGGGTAACGTAG